A DNA window from Argiope bruennichi chromosome X2, qqArgBrue1.1, whole genome shotgun sequence contains the following coding sequences:
- the LOC129960780 gene encoding uncharacterized protein LOC129960780 isoform X1 — MFLLYPLCIQILLAILTNAFVIQPSSYSLKDLENSEGSKMNMEEFNALDDLSGMIQDSPLLDDEDPFLNDDYHSLQINNKKSNSKPKYDPAWKFMGLGKRPHSHRKEISTYDSSHQYDQSESYESMVPKGIDYSLVKNPEEKANPLLTFSTLINFEIVNAIRDGIAEATKKAMKNSEGSPVSKFYSDVDHGSERLRNPAGMYGGRQKAMYDPGWMLTGLGRR, encoded by the coding sequence cCTTCGTGATCCAGCCATCTTCATATTCTCTGAAAGATCTAGAGAATTCTGAGGGCAGTAAAATGAACATGGAAGAATTCAATGCCCTGGATGATTTGAGTGGAATGATTCAAGATAGTCCGCTACTAGATGATGAAGATCCATTCCTGAACGATGATTATCACTCACTTCAAATCAACAACAAGAAGTCCAATTCCAAACCTAAGTATGATCCTGCATGGAAATTCATGGGCTTGGGAAAAAGACCTCATTCTCATAGGAAAGAGATTTCGACTTACGATTCTTCTCACCAGTACGACCAGTCGGAATCTTACGAGAGTATGGTCCCTAAGGGCATTGATTATTCGTTGGTTAAAAATCCAGAAGAGAAGGCCAATCCTTTATTGACATTCTCCACACTTATCAACTTTGAAATTGTCAATGCCATTAGGGATGGAATCGCTGAGGCCACAAAGAAAGCGATGAAAAACTCGGAAGGTTCACCTGTCTCTAAATTCTATTCGGATGTAGATCATGGCTCTGAGAGGTTGAGAAATCCGGCCGGCATGTATGGCGGACGACAAAAAGCAATGTATGATCCTGGATGGATGCTTACTGGACTTGGAAGAAGATAA
- the LOC129960780 gene encoding uncharacterized protein LOC129960780 isoform X2, whose product MNMEEFNALDDLSGMIQDSPLLDDEDPFLNDDYHSLQINNKKSNSKPKYDPAWKFMGLGKRPHSHRKEISTYDSSHQYDQSESYESMVPKGIDYSLVKNPEEKANPLLTFSTLINFEIVNAIRDGIAEATKKAMKNSEGSPVSKFYSDVDHGSERLRNPAGMYGGRQKAMYDPGWMLTGLGRR is encoded by the coding sequence ATGAACATGGAAGAATTCAATGCCCTGGATGATTTGAGTGGAATGATTCAAGATAGTCCGCTACTAGATGATGAAGATCCATTCCTGAACGATGATTATCACTCACTTCAAATCAACAACAAGAAGTCCAATTCCAAACCTAAGTATGATCCTGCATGGAAATTCATGGGCTTGGGAAAAAGACCTCATTCTCATAGGAAAGAGATTTCGACTTACGATTCTTCTCACCAGTACGACCAGTCGGAATCTTACGAGAGTATGGTCCCTAAGGGCATTGATTATTCGTTGGTTAAAAATCCAGAAGAGAAGGCCAATCCTTTATTGACATTCTCCACACTTATCAACTTTGAAATTGTCAATGCCATTAGGGATGGAATCGCTGAGGCCACAAAGAAAGCGATGAAAAACTCGGAAGGTTCACCTGTCTCTAAATTCTATTCGGATGTAGATCATGGCTCTGAGAGGTTGAGAAATCCGGCCGGCATGTATGGCGGACGACAAAAAGCAATGTATGATCCTGGATGGATGCTTACTGGACTTGGAAGAAGATAA